One window of the Populus nigra chromosome 4, ddPopNigr1.1, whole genome shotgun sequence genome contains the following:
- the LOC133692604 gene encoding NAC domain-containing protein 17-like isoform X1, translating into MTVNADSCLGADDKEWPPGFRFHPTDEELVVYYLKRKICKKRLKLNIIREVDVYKWDPEELPGQSILKTGDRQWFFFSPRDRKYPNGARSNRATRQGYWKATGKDRIVVCNSRNVGVKKTLVFYRGRAPNGERTDWVMHEYSLDEEELKRCSNVQDYYALYKVYKKSGAGPKNGEQYGAPFKEEDWADDEFQCVNGMFTPEIPVKKHNEVTLVDNFIQSAQLEPPLNDFEEIIKQIGEEPAHNELQNNDFTYLLPQVCVMVTGEEEAQSTLVVPSFREFVCEPAGELTTSGQHCNKHTSFNFDQSGTSTLQLHEAPEVTSGTNYEQAPQLNEEDFLEINDLIDPEPSFSNTEHPVENLQFDDFDGLSELDLYHDAAMFLRDMGPVDQEAVSHSYMHPYGCDMVNQVGYQLQPDSIINAVDYQLQQSNFVANQVDCDLQAQFFDAEQMNNQLWVHGQRSNMLAASESHDGNLFQPTPGVACESSNNSTITNGNQGGKEGDAADGWFSSALWGFVESIPTTPASASENPLVNKAFERMSSFSRIKMNVKSINVDAASRIRMNVNSINVVAANGAASVRSASRNKGFVLLSIVGVLCAILWVFVGSGRLSGRSISS; encoded by the exons ATGACGGTGAACGCCGACTCTTGTTTAGGCGCTGATGATAAGGAGTGGCCTCCTGGGTTCAGGTTTCACCCGACAGACGAGGAGCTTGTGGTTTATTACCTGAAGAGGAAGATCTGCAAGAAAAGGTTAAAGCTTAATATTATTCGCGAAGTTGATGTTTACAAGTGGGATCCTGAGGAGTTGCCTG GGCAATCCATTTTGAAGACTGGAGATAGGCAATGGTTCTTCTTCAGTCCCAGGGATAGGAAGTATCCTAATGGAGCAAGATCAAATAGGGCGACCAGACAGGGGTACTGGAAAGCAACAGGGAAGGATCGCATTGTTGTCTGCAATTCTCGAAATGTTGGGGTGAAGAAGACCCTAGTTTTCTACAGAGGCCGTGCACCTAACGGTGAGCGAACTGACTGGGTGATGCATGAGTATTCTTTGGACGAAGAAGAACTTAAGAGATGCTCAAATGTTCAA GATTACTATGCCCTTTACAAGGTTTACAAAAAAAGCGGAGCTGGTCCTAAGAATGGTGAACAGTATGGAGCACCATTTAAGGAAGAAGACTGGGCTGATGATGAATTTCAGTGTGTCAATGGCATGTTTACTCCAGAGATTCCTGTTAAGAAGCACAATGAAGTGACTCTTGTTGATAATTTCATACAGTCTGCTCAACTTGAGCCGCCACTGAATGATTTTGAGgagataataaaacaaattggtGAAGAACCTGCACATAACGAGCTGCAGAACAATGATTTTACTTATTTACTGCCTCAGGTTTGTGTTATG GTTACTGGGGAAGAAGAGGCGCAGAGTACTTTGGTCGTTCCATCTTTCAGGGAATTTGTTTGTGAGCCAGCTGGAGAGTTGACAACAAGTGGTCAGCACTGCAATAAACACACCAGCTTTAACTTTGACCAGTCAGGTACCTCAACATTGCAATTGCATGAGGCACCTGAGGTCACATCCGGCACTAACTATGAACAGGCTCCCCAGTTAAATGAAGAGGATTTCCTGGAAATTAATGATCTCATTGATCCAGAGCCATCTTTCTCCAATACTGAGCATCCTGTGGAAAACTTGCagtttgatgattttgatggaTTGAGTGAGCTTGACCTGTACCATGACGCAGCCATGTTTTTGCGTGACATGGGGCCTGTTGATCAGGAAGCAGTTTCACATTCATATATGCATCCCTATGGGTGTGACATGGTTAACCAAGTTGGCTACCAGTTGCAGCCCGATTCAATAATAAATGCAGTGGATTATCAGTTGCAGCAGTCAAATTTTGTGGCCAACCAAGTGGACTGTGATCTGCAGGCACAATTTTTTGATGCAGAGCAGATGAACAATCAGCTATGGGTGCATGGTCAGAGAAGTAATATGTTAGCTGCGTCAGAATCACATGATGGGAATCTTTTCCAACCAACTCCAG GTGTTGCGTGTGAATCCAGCAATAATTCTACCATAACCAACGGAAATCAAGGTGGAAAAGAGGGCGATGCTGCTGATGGTTGGTTCTCTTCTGCCTTGTGGGGTTTTGTGGAGTCCATCCCTACTACTCCTGCGTCAGCTTCAGAGAATCCATTGGTTAATAAGGCTTTTGAGCGAATGTCAAGCTTCAGCAGGATCAAAATGAATGTCAAAAGCATTAATGTTGACGCAGCTAGCAGGATCAGAATGAATGTCAATAGTATTAATGTAGTCGCAGCTAATGGTGCTGCAAGTGTAAGGAGCGCTAGTAGAAATAAGGGATTTGTTTTATTGTCGATTGTTGGAGTCTTGTGTGCCATCTTATGGGTATTCGTAGGTAGTGGTAGATTGTCGGGGAGATCAATCTCCTCGTGA
- the LOC133690752 gene encoding co-chaperone protein p23-1-like, with product MSRHPSVKWAQRSDNLFITVQLPDAQDVKLKIEPEGKFFFSATSGVDKIPYEVELDLLDKVIVEESKASTGSRSIQYIVKKAENKWWSRLIKQTGKPPVFLTVDWDKWIDEDEEFTSKGAPEAEMGDMGFDFPNLNLGGGGFDGPAPEMDDDDEDDTEDENAEEAPSAEKEVASASGEADTKKT from the exons ATGAG CCGCCATCCTTCAGTGAAATGGGCCCAGAGGTCCGACAATTTGTTCATCACCGTGCAGCTACCTGATGCACAGGATGTAAAGCTTAAAATCGAGCCCGAAGGGAAATTTTTCTTCTCTGCTACCAGTGGGGTGGATAAGATACCCTATGAAGTTGAACTTGACCTATTAGACAAGGTCATTGTAGAG GAGAGCAAGGCTAGTACTGGCTCCAGAAGTATCCAGTACATTGTGAAGAAGGCTGAGAATAAATGGTGGAGCAGATTGATAAAACAAACCGGAAAACCTCCAGTGTTCTTGACAGTTGATTGGGATAAATGGATTGATGAGGATGAGGAGTTCACTAGCAAGG GAGCACCTGAGGCTGAGATGGGGGATATGGGTTTTGATTTTCCT AATCTGAATCTTGGAGGCGGAGGCTTTGATGGGCCTGCTCCTGAAATGGACGATG ATGATGAAGATGACACAGAGGATGAGAATGCGGAAGAAGCACCGTCAGCAGAGAAGGAAGTAGCATCCGCTAGTGGCGAAGCAGACACTAAGAAAACTTGA
- the LOC133692604 gene encoding NAC domain-containing protein 17-like isoform X2 yields the protein MTVNADSCLGADDKEWPPGFRFHPTDEELVVYYLKRKICKKRLKLNIIREVDVYKWDPEELPGQSILKTGDRQWFFFSPRDRKYPNGARSNRATRQGYWKATGKDRIVVCNSRNVGVKKTLVFYRGRAPNGERTDWVMHEYSLDEEELKRCSNVQDYYALYKVYKKSGAGPKNGEQYGAPFKEEDWADDEFQCVNGMFTPEIPVKKHNEVTLVDNFIQSAQLEPPLNDFEEIIKQIGEEPAHNELQNNDFTYLLPQVTGEEEAQSTLVVPSFREFVCEPAGELTTSGQHCNKHTSFNFDQSGTSTLQLHEAPEVTSGTNYEQAPQLNEEDFLEINDLIDPEPSFSNTEHPVENLQFDDFDGLSELDLYHDAAMFLRDMGPVDQEAVSHSYMHPYGCDMVNQVGYQLQPDSIINAVDYQLQQSNFVANQVDCDLQAQFFDAEQMNNQLWVHGQRSNMLAASESHDGNLFQPTPGVACESSNNSTITNGNQGGKEGDAADGWFSSALWGFVESIPTTPASASENPLVNKAFERMSSFSRIKMNVKSINVDAASRIRMNVNSINVVAANGAASVRSASRNKGFVLLSIVGVLCAILWVFVGSGRLSGRSISS from the exons ATGACGGTGAACGCCGACTCTTGTTTAGGCGCTGATGATAAGGAGTGGCCTCCTGGGTTCAGGTTTCACCCGACAGACGAGGAGCTTGTGGTTTATTACCTGAAGAGGAAGATCTGCAAGAAAAGGTTAAAGCTTAATATTATTCGCGAAGTTGATGTTTACAAGTGGGATCCTGAGGAGTTGCCTG GGCAATCCATTTTGAAGACTGGAGATAGGCAATGGTTCTTCTTCAGTCCCAGGGATAGGAAGTATCCTAATGGAGCAAGATCAAATAGGGCGACCAGACAGGGGTACTGGAAAGCAACAGGGAAGGATCGCATTGTTGTCTGCAATTCTCGAAATGTTGGGGTGAAGAAGACCCTAGTTTTCTACAGAGGCCGTGCACCTAACGGTGAGCGAACTGACTGGGTGATGCATGAGTATTCTTTGGACGAAGAAGAACTTAAGAGATGCTCAAATGTTCAA GATTACTATGCCCTTTACAAGGTTTACAAAAAAAGCGGAGCTGGTCCTAAGAATGGTGAACAGTATGGAGCACCATTTAAGGAAGAAGACTGGGCTGATGATGAATTTCAGTGTGTCAATGGCATGTTTACTCCAGAGATTCCTGTTAAGAAGCACAATGAAGTGACTCTTGTTGATAATTTCATACAGTCTGCTCAACTTGAGCCGCCACTGAATGATTTTGAGgagataataaaacaaattggtGAAGAACCTGCACATAACGAGCTGCAGAACAATGATTTTACTTATTTACTGCCTCAG GTTACTGGGGAAGAAGAGGCGCAGAGTACTTTGGTCGTTCCATCTTTCAGGGAATTTGTTTGTGAGCCAGCTGGAGAGTTGACAACAAGTGGTCAGCACTGCAATAAACACACCAGCTTTAACTTTGACCAGTCAGGTACCTCAACATTGCAATTGCATGAGGCACCTGAGGTCACATCCGGCACTAACTATGAACAGGCTCCCCAGTTAAATGAAGAGGATTTCCTGGAAATTAATGATCTCATTGATCCAGAGCCATCTTTCTCCAATACTGAGCATCCTGTGGAAAACTTGCagtttgatgattttgatggaTTGAGTGAGCTTGACCTGTACCATGACGCAGCCATGTTTTTGCGTGACATGGGGCCTGTTGATCAGGAAGCAGTTTCACATTCATATATGCATCCCTATGGGTGTGACATGGTTAACCAAGTTGGCTACCAGTTGCAGCCCGATTCAATAATAAATGCAGTGGATTATCAGTTGCAGCAGTCAAATTTTGTGGCCAACCAAGTGGACTGTGATCTGCAGGCACAATTTTTTGATGCAGAGCAGATGAACAATCAGCTATGGGTGCATGGTCAGAGAAGTAATATGTTAGCTGCGTCAGAATCACATGATGGGAATCTTTTCCAACCAACTCCAG GTGTTGCGTGTGAATCCAGCAATAATTCTACCATAACCAACGGAAATCAAGGTGGAAAAGAGGGCGATGCTGCTGATGGTTGGTTCTCTTCTGCCTTGTGGGGTTTTGTGGAGTCCATCCCTACTACTCCTGCGTCAGCTTCAGAGAATCCATTGGTTAATAAGGCTTTTGAGCGAATGTCAAGCTTCAGCAGGATCAAAATGAATGTCAAAAGCATTAATGTTGACGCAGCTAGCAGGATCAGAATGAATGTCAATAGTATTAATGTAGTCGCAGCTAATGGTGCTGCAAGTGTAAGGAGCGCTAGTAGAAATAAGGGATTTGTTTTATTGTCGATTGTTGGAGTCTTGTGTGCCATCTTATGGGTATTCGTAGGTAGTGGTAGATTGTCGGGGAGATCAATCTCCTCGTGA
- the LOC133692606 gene encoding cleavage stimulating factor 64: MASSSQHRCVFVGNIPYDATEEQLIEICREVGPVVSFRLVIDRETGKPKGYGFCEYKDEETALSARRNLQGYEINGRQLRVDFAENDKNADRNREQGRGGPRLAANNDPQKQAGGPAILEEPAQHQPIGLHIAITAATVMAGTLGGAQTVMQSNQNGLQSQPALASDPLTLHLAKMSRNQLNEIMSELKGMATQNREAAHQLLLGKPQLSKALFQAQIMLGMVTPQVLQLPNIRQSTGQPALSSLQDSQQVQRPAVPNLPGLPPTAQRMQLGLGQFSAGPQPSVQPQKSLVHNQFSATPQPSVQAQTQIPHHVNNHVPHHATLLGQSAPLPAALPSVRPPVQMANSAPLNQQMQPSLVQHTRQVGNTNARHNPQMVLPNKAMQSSLLSRPPATGSFQSGLSVSSGLSDAANADRSTLRSNAYLNMQTSTAHDSKEPINRPSKVLKLDDGRSMSVPMGGSNLFNATGSGPSQAPAVNSVPPNPLPRPEELQHSGKQVPQLPADIESALLQQVLNLTPEQLSSLPPDQQQQVIQLQQALLRDQMQPS, from the exons atgGCCTCCTCTTCTCAGCATCGCTGCGTTTTTG TTGGGAATATACCGTATGATGCAACCGAGGAACAGCTAATTGAAATCTGCAGAGAGGTTGGGCCTGTTGTGTCCTTCAG ATTAGTAATTGATCGAGAAACTGGGAAACCTAAAGGTTATGGATTCTGTGAATATAAGGATGAAGAGACAGCGCTAAGTGCTCGTCGTAATCTTCAGGGTTATGAGATCAATGGCCGGCAGTTACGGGTTGATTTTgctgaaaatgacaaaaatgcTGACAGAAACCGAGAACAG GGTCGCGGGGGTCCTCGACTGGCTGCAAATAATG ATCCCCAGAAACAAGCAGGGGGTCCAGCAATTCTGGAGGAGCCGGCTCAGCACCAGCCAATTGGTCTCCACATAGCCATTACTGCTGCAACTGTCATGGCAGGAACTTTAGGTGGTGCTCAGACTGTCATGCAGTCAAATCAAAATGGTTTACAGAGTCAGCCAGCACTAGCAAGTGACCCCCTGACTCTTCATCTGGCAAAAATGTCTAGAAATCAATTGAATGAAATCATGTCTGAGCTAAAG GGAATGGCTACACAAAACAGGGAAGCAGCTCACCAGCTGTTACTTGGAAAACCACAGCTGTCAAAAGCTCTTTTTCAG GCACAGATAATGCTTGGAATGGTGACTCCACAAGTG TTGCAGCTCCCAAATATTCGGCAATCAACAGGTCAACCCGCTCTATCTTCATTACAAGATTCTCAACAGGTTCAGCGGCCAGCAGTTCCAAATCTTCCTGGGTTACCCCCTACTGCGCAGAGGATGCAGTTGGGCTTAGGTCAATTTTCTGCTGGTCCACAACCATCTGTTCAGCCTCAGAAGTCTCTGGTTCACAACCAATTTTCTGCAACCCCACAACCATCTGTTCAAGCTCAAACACAGATTCCACATCATGTCAACAACCATGTTCCTCATCATGCCACATTGTTAGGGCAGTCTGCGCCACTTCCTGCTGCGCTTCCTTCTGTTAGACCACCTGTTCAGATGGCAAACTCTGCACCTCTGAACCAACAAATGCAACCTTCATTGGTACAACATACAAGACAGGTTGGAAATACGAATGCTAGGCACAACCCTCAGATGGTTCTTCCCAATAAAGCTATGCAATCTTCTCTTTTATCCCGTCCTCCAGCAACAGGCTCCTTTCAG TCTGGCCTCTCAGTATCATCGGGCCTTTCAGATGCAGCAAATGCTGATAGGTCTACTCTCAGAAGTAATGCATATTTGAACATGCAAACAAGCACAGCTCATGATTCTAAAGAACCAATTAATCGCCCTTCAAAGGTGTTAAAATTAGATGATGGAAGGAGCATGTCTGTCCCTATGGGAGGTTCTAATTTGTTTAATGCCACTGGATCTGGACCATCCCAAGCACCTGCAGTCAATTCGGTTCCTCCAAATCCACTTCCCAGGCCAGAAGAGTTGCAGCATTCTGGGAAACAAGTTCCTCAG CTTCCAGCGGACATAGAGTCTGCCTTACTGCAGCAAGTGCTGAACCTCACACCAGAGCAGTTGAGTTCATTGCCACCCGATCAGCAACAGCAAGTTATTCAGCTCCAACAGGCACTTCTGCGAGATCAGATGCAACCATCATAA
- the LOC133692314 gene encoding very-long-chain aldehyde decarbonylase GL1-9-like translates to MVFWEGYVSDEVMGIFAPIVIYWLYGGFYQLLPPLDGYRLHTRKEEEEKNLLSLSKVVKGVLLQQLLQAAVAHTLFLLTSTADESGITIQPSIPIQIVQIIIGMFVMDTWQYFMHRYMHQNKFLYRHVHSQHHRLVVPYAIGALYNHPLEGLLLDTIGGAIAFLTSGMTARTSVFFFCFATVKTVDDHCGLWLPGNIFHIFFQNNTAYHDIHHQLPGTKYNYSQPFFSIWDKILGTHMPYTLVKRPEGGFEARLVKD, encoded by the exons ATGGTGTTTTGGGAGGGTTATGTGAGTGATGAAGTGATGGGCATTTTTGCCCCAATTGTCATTTATTGGTTGTACGGTGGGTTTTACCAGCTATTGCCGCCTTTGGATGGGTATCGGTTGCATACTAgaaaagaggaggaagagaagaaTTTGTTGTCCCTGTCGAAGGTGGTGAAGGGTGTTTTGCTTCAACAACTACTTCAGGCTGCTGTTGCTCATACACTCTTTTTG TTGACATCAACAGCTGATGAATCTGGAATCACGATCCAGCCCTCTATTCCTATCCAGATTGTGCAAATTATTATTGGAATGTTTGTCATGGATACGTGGCAGTACTTTATGCACCGGTACATGCATCAGAACAAATTTTTATACCGCCACGTCCACTCACAGCATCACAGGCTGGTCGTACCTTATGCAATAGGGGCACTTTATAACCACCCACTGGAGGGTCTCTTGCTCGACACAATTGGTGGTGCCATTGCATTCCTCACCTCAGGAATGACTGCGCGGACATCGGTCTTTTTCTTCTGCTTCGCTACAGTTAAAACGGTTGATGATCATTGTGGACTCTGGTTGCCTGGCAATATCTTCCATATTTTTTTCCAGAATAACACTGCTTATCATGACATCCACCATCAACTCCCGGGCACAAAGTACAATTATTCTCAGCCATTCTTCTCCATTTGGGATAAAATTCTAGGGACTCATATGCCTTACACTCTTGTAAAGCGACCTGAAGGTGGTTTTGAGGCGAGACTGGTCAAGGACTAG
- the LOC133692967 gene encoding shikimate kinase 3, chloroplastic-like, with protein MESGDLYAFFDERLLKKKAKELVPCLNSCCIFLIGMMGCGKTTVGKVSSEALGYAFVDSGTYVEQAVGEISVAQIFQQHGESVFRDNEVCLHVNNVLIISSALYFLLPGLVTTQGGGL; from the exons ATGGAATCAGGAGATCTTTATGCATTTTTCGATGAAAGGTTGTTGAAG AAAAAGGCGAAAGAGCTTGTCCCATGCTTAAATAGCTGCTGTATATTTCTGATTG GAATGATGGGCTGTGGAAAAACAACCGTCGGCAAGGTTTCGTCGGAGGCTCTTGGTTATGCTTTTGTAGATAG TGGCACCTATGTCGAACAAGCTGTTGGAGAAATCTCAGTGGCTCAAATATTTCAGCAGCATGGTGAGAGTGTCTTCAGAGACAATGAGGTTTGTTTGCATGTAAACAATGTCCTTATCATCTCCTCTGCATTGTACTTTTTGCTGCCTGGCTTAGTAACCACTCAGGGGGGAGGGTTATAA